A stretch of the Schistocerca serialis cubense isolate TAMUIC-IGC-003099 unplaced genomic scaffold, iqSchSeri2.2 HiC_scaffold_1374, whole genome shotgun sequence genome encodes the following:
- the LOC126441884 gene encoding uncharacterized protein LOC126441884, whose protein sequence is EAPITDIERPSDSEILPPEPGLPVADFPPFPSKPVTDTPASKSDVQLLSHKRRRTCDADSPDEDLQELEHDVPKEMPVTVTDSSFPEPSHAAVDAAAIDVIPSDVQAALAPQQPSTPPEVATSPQAESQQARASDKHNKGGSPCVQTEGSQRPSTNKHEVRASDNKQTCPPSESVLSADQMAEASHPIMDCEVTQDPPTPPSADVFPSRARSRTKVQPNVNAVRKKNKPNDTQVPVRDPPDNAAHSEVSVTL, encoded by the coding sequence GGAGGCACCAATCACGGACATCGAACGCCCTAGTGATAGTGAAATATTGCCCCCGGAGCCTGGTTTGCCTGTTGCCGACTTTCCACCCTTTCCTTCAAAACCGGTTACAGATACGCCTGCTTCCAAATCTGACGTGCAGCTGCTGAGCCACAAACGGCGAAGAACGTGTGATGCTGATAGTCCGGACGAGGATCTCCAGGAATTAGAACACGACGTCCCAAAAGAGATGCCGGTTACGGTTACTGACTCTAGTTTTCCTGAACCGTCGCACGCAGCTGTCGACGCTGCGGCTATTGACGTCATTCCGAGTGACGTGCAGGCAGCTTTGGCACCACAACAGCCGAGCACGCCGCCTGAAGTCGCGACGTCACCACAGGCCGAATCACAACAAGCGCGTGCTTCCGATAAGCATAACAAGGGAGGCAGTCCTTGTGTACAAACTGAAGGAAGTCAACGTCCGTCTACAAACAAACACGAAGTTCGTGCTAGTGACAACAAACAAACTTGTCCACCTTCTGAGTCAGTTCTTTCTGCGGATCAGATGGCTGAGGCGTCACATCCCATTATGGATTGCGAAGTCACTCAGGAtcctcccacacctccgtctgccGATGTGTTCCCTAGCAGGGCACGTAGTAGGACCAAAGTTCAACCGAACGTCAACGCCGTACGGAAGAAAAACAAACCCAACGACACACAAGTGCCTGTTCGTGATCCTCCTGACAATGCAGCCCATTCCGAAGTTTCTGTGACATTGTAA